TAATTTCCCATTATTTATTATCCCTATAGTGTCTGCTATTTGCTCTATTTCACCTAAAATATGACTAGAAATTAAAATTGTAATATTGTATTCTTTGCATAGCATTTTCAATAAGTTTCTAATTTCCTTGATACCTATTGGATCAAGACCATTGATGGGCTCATCTAATATTAAAAACTCTGGTCTAGTTATAATTGCTCTGGCAATTCCTAGTCTTTGTTTCATCCCAAGAGAATAATCTTTAACGTCCTTATGCTCGATATCCTTCAAATTTACCAAATCTATCACCTTATCTATAGCACTTTTATCGTAATATCCCATATACTCACAATGAAGTTCTAGGTTCTCTCTGCCAGTGAGCTTATCATAAAATACAGGATACTCAATGATGCTTCCTATCCTTTTCAGTGTTTCATATGCTCCATTAGTAAGTTTCTCACCAAAAATTTCAATTTCTCCGCTACTGGGTTTAACAAGATTTACAATCATCTTCATAATTGTGGTTTTACCTGCTCCATTAGGACCTAAGAAACCATATATTTCTCCTTTTTTAATATTCATATTTACATTAGTTACAACTTCTTTATCTTTAAATTTTTTTACTAAATTTGTTGTTCTTAATAAATAATTCATGCTCTAGTCCTCTTTTCTTTATTTATTATAGTTTTCTAATCAACTATAATTTTATTATATTATATAGACTTCTCTTTTTTATTAAGTAAATCTTACAAAATTCTTAAGTTAAAAAACAAGCTGCTTTTCACTTAACACCTTGTTTTACATAAATTAATAAGTTATTCTCTTTAACTTAAA
This DNA window, taken from Clostridium estertheticum, encodes the following:
- a CDS encoding ABC transporter ATP-binding protein; the protein is MNYLLRTTNLVKKFKDKEVVTNVNMNIKKGEIYGFLGPNGAGKTTIMKMIVNLVKPSSGEIEIFGEKLTNGAYETLKRIGSIIEYPVFYDKLTGRENLELHCEYMGYYDKSAIDKVIDLVNLKDIEHKDVKDYSLGMKQRLGIARAIITRPEFLILDEPINGLDPIGIKEIRNLLKMLCKEYNITILISSHILGEIEQIADTIGIINNGKLIEEISMDIVREQNTEYVEIITMDFKKAAYILENDLNISNFKIVDNNKIRIYDLKLAQKDISKALILKGIEIEAINKKNSTLEDHFLKLLEGSELSA